Proteins encoded within one genomic window of Scheffersomyces stipitis CBS 6054 chromosome 3, complete sequence:
- a CDS encoding spore coat protein (hypothetical protein; serine rich) — MLFSKTASVALLALAGFAAAEDTTVTSTITVTYTLLTPEESYSVAAASLASAESVASAASAASAASAASAASEASEESAASAASAASAASAASAASVASVSSASVASVEAAASAASVASVASAESAAAAAAESSSLAALTAEPSSTSVTLNNFKGIVAVASSNFTNTSTSSTSESSVTSSASITGYFNSTTISTTKAYANTTVVATSSPASVLSTSAEPVATRTTSAIAGAAHLAGEAGFAVGLLGVVAAMLL; from the coding sequence ATGTTGTTTTCCAAAACCGCCTCTGTTGCCCTTCTCGCTCTCGCTGGCTTCGCAGCTGCAGAAGACACCACTGTCACTTCCACCATCACCGTGACTTACACCCTCTTGACCCCAGAAGAGTCTTACAGcgttgctgctgcttctcTTGCTTCTGCCGAATCTGTTGCCTCAGCTGCCTCAGCTGCTTCTGCTGCTTCTGCTGCCTCTGCTGCCTCCGAAGcttctgaagaatctgCTGCTTCTGCCGCTTCCGCTGCTTCTGCTGCCTCTGCTGCCTCTGCAGCCTCCGTAGCTTCTGTTTCCTCGGCTTCAGTTGCTTCCGTTGAAGCTGCCGCTTCTGCTGCTTCGGTTGCTTCCGTTGCTTCTGCAGAATCTGCTGCCGCTGCCGCTGCTGAGTCTTCCAGCTTGGCTGCTTTGACAGCTGAGCCATCCTCGACTTCAGTTAccttgaacaacttcaaggGAATCGTAGCTGTCGcctcttccaacttcaccaacacctctacttcttccacCAGCGAGTCGTCTGTCACGTCGTCGGCTTCCATCACTGGCTACTTCAACTCCACCACCATCTCGACCACCAAAGCTTATGCCAACACAACCGTGGTCGccacttcttctcctgCTTCAGttctttctacttctgctGAACCAGTCGCCACCAGAACGACCTCTGCCATTGCTGGAGCTGCCCATCTCGCCGGTGAAGCCGGCTTCGCTGTCGGTTTGCTTGGTGTTGTCGCTGCCATGTTGTTGTGA
- a CDS encoding histone deacetylase, whose product MYVRLPFDELKVDESKKTRVAYFYDRDVGNYFYGTGHCMKPHRIRMTHSLIMNYELYKKMEIYRARPATNTELTQFHTDEYIDFIDRVTPDNLHMFEREQIIFNVGDDCPVFDGLGEFCKISCGGSMEGAARINNGSCDVAINYAGGLHHAKKSEASGFCYLNDIVLGIIELLRVHPRVLYIDTDVHHGDGVEEAFYTNDRVMTCSFHKFGEFFPGTGNLNDVGIGKGKYHAVNIPLRDGIDDASYKSIFEPIISKIIEWYQPSAIVLQCGGDSLSGDRLGPFNLSMRGHANCVSYVKSFGIPMMVVGGGGYTIRNVARTWAFETGICNDVILDKELPYNGYYEYYAPLYELDVRSSNMTNANSPEYLDRILMNVISNLDHTKHAPSVQMNEVPRDLEDFGDIEEDEMDAMDTKGGSLYSRDKLVQPGNEFYDEDDKNRNERNIDIDVDVRVNGNGTSSNGTGNGVHKNVLTDAELNEIDHLNQEVAA is encoded by the coding sequence ATGTATGTTCGTTTACCGTTTGACGAGCTTAAAGTGGACGAGTCCAAAAAGACCAGAGTAGCCTACTTCTACGACAGAGACGTAGGGAACTACTTCTATGGAACTGGCCATTGTATGAAGCCCCACAGAATACGTATGACCCATTCGTTGATCATGAACTACgagttgtacaagaagatggaaatCTACAGAGCAAGACCGGCAACCAATACCGAGTTGACGCAGTTCCACACAGATGAATACATAGACTTCATAGACAGGGTAACACCTGACAACTTGCACATGTTTGAAAGAGAACAGATTATCTTCAATGTTGGTGATGACTGTCCTGTTTTCGATGGTTTGGGAGAGTTCTGTAAGATCTCGTGCGGTGGATCGATGGAAGGAGCTGCTCGAATAAATAATGGGTCATGTGACGTAGCAATTAACTACGCTGGAGGTTTGCACCATGCCAAAAAGTCTGAAGCTTCGGGTTTTTGCTATTTGAACGACATTGTTTTGGGCATAATCGAGTTGTTACGTGTTCACCCAAGAGTGCTCTACATCGACACTGATGTTCATCACGGTGACGGAGTTGAAGAGGCTTTCTACACAAATGACCGAGTCATGACTTGTTCGTTTCATAAGTTTGGGGAATTTTTTCCTGGAACAGGTAACTTAAACGATGTTGGTATTGGAAAGGGTAAGTATCACGCTGTGAATATTCCTCTAAGAGACGGGATCGACGATGCCTCATACAAATCCATTTTCGAACCTATAATCAGTAAAATCATCGAATGGTACCAGCCTTCAGCTATTGTGTTACAATGTGGGGGAGACTCCTTGTCAGGAGACCGTTTGGGTCCATTCAACTTATCTATGAGAGGCCATGCCAATTGTGTAAGCTATGTGAAGTCATTTGGTATACCCATGATGGTTGTTGGTGGGGGAGGGTACACTATACGAAATGTCGCACGAACCTGGGCATTTGAGACAGGAATCTGTAACGACGTTATCCTCGACAAGGAATTGCCTTACAATGGCTACTACGAGTACTATGCTCCGTTGTACGAGTTGGACGTGCGATCGTCGAACATGACAAACGCCAACTCGCCCGAGTACTTGGACCGGATTTTGATGAATGTGATATCCAACCTCGACCACACCAAACATGCTCCTTCGGTCCAGATGAACGAAGTTCCACGTGACTTGGAGGACTTCGGTgatatcgaagaagatgagatGGATGCCATGGATACGAAGGGTGGCTCGCTCTATTCGCGAGATAAGCTAGTTCAGCCAGGCAACGAGTTCtacgacgaagacgataAGAACCGCAATGAACGCAACATAGACATAGACGTCGATGTGAGAGTCAATGGTAATGGCACTAGTAGCAACGGCACTGGCAACGGAGTGCACAAGAATGTGTTGACCGACGCCGAGCTAAACGAAATTGACCATCTCAACCAAGAGGTCGCTGCGTAG
- a CDS encoding carbonate dehydratase activity (go_function carbonate dehydratase activity; zinc ion binding~go_process carbon utilization), with translation MSEAQKFEQANVHYADQFTKGDLALPPARKVAVVICMDARIDPAKALGLSEGDAHVIRNAGGRASDALRSVIISQRLLGTREIVVVHHTDCGMLTFSDEQLRGIVKKETGHSVDHFAFLPFSDLEGSVKEDVEFLKNSPLVLDVPVSGYVYDVKTGKVKKVA, from the coding sequence ATGTCCGAAGCTCAGAAGTTCGAACAGGCCAACGTCCATTACGCTGACCAATTCACCAAGGGAGACTTAGCCTTACCTCCTGCAAGGAAGGTAGCCGTCGTGATTTGTATGGATGCTAGAATTGACCCAGCCAAGGCTTTAGGCTTGAGCGAAGGTGATGCTCACGTCATCCGAAATGCTGGTGGTAGAGCTTCCGACGCTTTGAGAAGTGTCATCATCTCTCAGAGATTGTTGGGAACCAGagaaattgttgttgtccACCATACGGACTGTGGGATGTTAACCTTCTCTGATGAACAGTTGAGAGGAATtgtcaagaaggaaacGGGACACAGTGTGGACCATTTCGCCTTCTTACCATTCAGCGACTTGGAGGGTAGTGTCAAGGAGGATGTTGAATTTCTCAAGAACAGTCCTTTGGTGTTGGATGTTCCCGTTTCTGGATATGTCTACGACGTCAAGACCGGTAAGGTGAAGAAGGTTGCTTAG
- the ALG5 gene encoding UDP-glucose:dolichyl-phosphate glucosyltransferase translates to MWINLAVFVVAVFVVVYLTVVAFSHTPREAYSSEQKYTTNDGTGKLYDLPARIDSKSPDYKDNGIELSIIIPCYNETKRLGKMLDEAFEYLNEKYPGKYEILIVDDGSSDGTDKFALEKANEYNLKPHTMRVIELAKNRGKGGAVTHGLLHSRGRLSLFVDADGATKFADIDNLITYLDGLKEGEAGVAIGSRAHMVNTDAVVKRSFIRNFLMYGLHTLVYIFGIRDVKDTQCGFKMFNYNAVKNIFPHMHTERWIFDVEVLLLGEIQNMKIKELPVNWQEIDGSKVDLAKDSIEMAIDLVVTRIAYLLGIYKLDECGRSSKKNI, encoded by the coding sequence ATGtggatcaacttggctgTGTTTGTAGTCGCTGTGTTTGTAGTGGTCTACTTGACAGTGGTAGCCTTTTCCCATACACCCAGAGAAGCCTACTCCAGTGAACAGAAGTACACTACCAACGATGGAACTGGAAAATTATACGATTTGCCAGCTCGGATCGACTCCAAGAGCCCGGATTACAAGGATAATGGCATCGAATTGAGCATCATAATCCCATGCTACAACGAGACAAAGAGACTTGGGAAAATGTTGGACGAAGCGTTTGAATActtgaatgaaaaataCCCTGGAAAATATGAGATTTTGATCGTGGACGATGGCTCTTCCGATGGAACAGACAAGTTTGCGCTAGAAAAAGCCAACGAGTACAACCTCAAGCCACACACCATGCGAGTGATCGAATTAGCCAAGAACAGAGGCAAAGGTGGTGCTGTTACCCACGGTTTGTTACACTCTAGAGGTAGACTCTCGTTGTTCGTAGATGCCGATGGGGCCACCAAGTTCGCTGATATCGACAATTTGATTACTTATTTGGATGGGTTGAAGGAAGGTGAAGCTGGTGTAGCTATTGGTTCGCGTGCACACATGGTTAATACTGATGCTGTCGTCAAGAGATCGTTcatcagaaacttcttgatgtaCGGATTGCACACTTTGGTGTACATCTTTGGCATTCGTGACGTCAAGGACACACAGTGTGGATTCAAGATGTTCAACTACAACGCTGTCAAGAACATTTTCCCCCACATGCACACCGAGAGATGGATCTTTGATGTGGAGGTATTGCTTTTGGGTGAAATACAGAACATGAAGATCAAAGAGTTGCCGGTGAACTGGCAGGAAATTGACGGATCCAAGGTTGACTTGGCCAAGGACTCAATTGAAATGGCCATTGATCTTGTAGTCACAAGAATAGCATACTTATTGGGCATATACAAACTTGACGAATGTGGAAGGTCcagcaagaagaacatcTAG
- a CDS encoding predicted protein (go_component nucleus~go_function polynucleotide 5'-phosphatase activity~go_process mRNA capping) yields MNVGSILNNDSPPSDHEQEISPTQSVHQRHSIVNILNDPPPEPERQTSFVKPVPAPSAHLATSIKSNSIANITNDRDVDISTGRESTINVSRTSNNDPASKQDVDELTRIKQLRKSRKPKRYTVPPIWAQEWIPPNRAHLIDSSDIGNQNGQSVRTTLSDKPVFDYTSTRSVDLQCSITGVIPPPSLTRTMAEWIFANFSNIEERNRKYVELELKFGKIVDKRTGNRINLSVITECIFTDHSSVHFDMQVEEIAWNEIRKFFEELEKSYQEDTRGQARERPRRKFNMLDTDITDSIYQVGGKGEHIRRIRISKDNSLNPPRYTAIEKTRVADMYIHNPSNMYDLRLSLSLELPVPEGNIEGIMAKNKPSIVREKKRNTWTHSPTITQFDLTRVLVPREAKNKHGKKITNHDINFEVEMEIDTLEVFNAIDKITSGTDTFRLEELVEVFVNNARVLNNRVTKLALP; encoded by the exons ATGAACGTTGGCTCTATTCTCAACAACGATTCGCCTCCGAGCGATCACGAGCAGGAAATTCTGCCG ACCCAATCGGTCCATCAACGGCACTCTATCGTCAACATTTTGAACGATCCTCCTCCGGAACCGGAACGTCAGACTTCATTTGTCAAGCCGGTGCCAGCTCCATCAGCTCATTTAGCAACTTCTATTAAGAGTAATTCGATAGCTAACATCACCAATGATCGAGATGTAGACATTTCCACTGGAAGAGAGTCTACGATCAATGTCAGCCGCACATCTA ATAACGACCCCGCCAGTAAACAAGATGTAGACGAGTTGACAAGAATCAAACAGCTcagaaaatcaagaaaaccAAAAAGGTACACAGTTCCTCCTATCTGGGCACAGGAATGGATTCCTCCTAACAGAGCCCATTTGATCGATAGCTCTGATATCGGGAACCAGAATGGCCAGAGTGTGCGGACGACGCTTTCCGACAAGCCCGTGTTCGACTATACATCAACTAGAAGTGTGGATTTACAGTGTAGTATAACTGGAGTAATTCCTCCACCTTCTTTGACTAGGACCATGGCAGAATGGATATTtgccaacttctccaacatcgaagaaagaaacagaaagtACGTAGAGTTGGAGCTCAAGTTCGGTAAAATCGTAGACAAGAGAACGGGCAACCGGATCAACCTCAGTGTGATTACTGAGTGTATCTTCACGGATCATTCGAGTGTCCATTTTGACATgcaagtagaagaaatagcCTGGAATGAAATCCGCAAGTTCTTTGAGGAATTGGAGAAAAGCTACCAGGAAGATACTCGTGGACAAGCTCGTGAAAGGCCCAGGCGAAAGTTCAATATGCTTGACACCGATATCACTGACTCCATCTACCAGGTAGGAGGCAAAGGTGAACATATACGGAGAATTCGAATTTCTAAAGATAACAGCTTGAACCCTCCACGGTATACGGCGATTGAAAAGACCAGAGTTGCAGATATGTATATCCATAATCCGTCGAATATGTACGACTTGCGGTTGTCTTTGTCGCTTGAATTGCCTGTTCCGGAAGGAAACATCGAGGGCATCATGGCCAAGAACAAGCCATCGATAGTGCgagaaaaaaagagaaataCATGGACCCATTCTCCTACCATCACCCAGTTTGACTTGACCAGAGTTTTGGTACCGAGAGAGGCCAAGAACAAGCATGGCAAGAAGATTACCAACCATGACATCAACTTCGAGGTGGAGATGGAAATCGACACGCTTGAGGTGTTCAATGCCATCGACAAAATCACTCTGGGCACAGACACCTTCCGgttggaagagttggtTGAGGTATTTGTGAATAATGCTCGAGTGTTGAACAATAGAGTCACCAAGTTGGCACTTCCATAG
- the IDP2 gene encoding Isocitrate dehydrogenase [NADP] peroxisomal (Oxalosuccinate decarboxylase) (IDH) (PS-NADP-IDH) (CtIDP2) (go_function oxidoreductase activity~go_process metabolism) → MAISKITVKNPIVEMDGDEQTRIIWQFIKDKLILPYLNIDLKYYDLGIEYRDQTDDKVTTDAAKAILEYGVGVKCATITPDEARVKEFNLKKMWLSPNGTLRNILGGTVFREPIVIDNIPRIVPQWEKPIIIGRHAFGDQYKATDIIVPQAGEVSLIFKPADGSPAQEYPVYNFQGAGVALAMYNTDESITDFAESSFRLALERKLNLFSSTKNTILKKYDGRFKDIFEGLYASKYQKLFEAEGIWYEHRLIDDMVAQMLKSKGGYIIAMKNYDGDVQSDIVAQGFGSLGLMTSVLMTPDGKAFEAEAAHGTVTRHYRQHQQGKETSTNSIASIFAWTRGLIQRGKLDKTPEVSEFAEKLEQATIETVSKDNIMTKDLSLAQGKTERSSYVTTEEFIDAVAARLNKNLGY, encoded by the coding sequence ATGGCCATCTCCAAGATCACCGTCAAGAACCCCATTGTCGAGATGGACGGGGACGAACAGACCAGAATCATCTGGCAGTTCATTaaagacaagttgatcttgcCCTACTTGAACATCGACTTGAAGTACTACGATTTGGGAATTGAGTACAGAGACCAGACTGACGACAAAGTCACCACCGATGCTGCCAAGGCCATCTTGGAGTACGGAGTCGGAGTCAAGTGTGCCACCATCACACCTGACGAAGCCAGAGTCAAggagttcaacttgaagaagatgtgGTTGTCGCCTAACGGTACCTTGAGAAACATCTTGGGAGGAACTGTTTTCAGAGAGCCCATTGTCATTGACAACATCCCCAGAATTGTTCCCCAATGGGAGAAACCTATCATCATTGGTAGACACGCCTTCGGCGACCAATACAAAGCTACCGACATTATCGTGCCTCAAGCTGGTGAAGTGTCATTGATATTCAAGCCTGCCGATGGCTCGCCTGCTCAGGAATACCCCGTGTACAACTTCCAGGGAGCTGGTGTCGCCTTGGCTATGTACAACACAGACGAGTCTATCACGGACTTTGCTGAATCGTCGTTCAGATTGGCTTTGGAGagaaagttgaacttgttttCGTCTACGAAGAATactatcttgaagaaatacGATGGTAGATTCAAGGACATCTTTGAGGGCTTGTATGCCTCCAAGTACCAGAAGCTCTTCGAAGCTGAAGGTATCTGGTACGAGCATAGATTAATCGACGACATGGTAGCCCAGATGTTGAAGTCCAAGGGTGGCTACATCATCGCCATGAAGAATTACGACGGTGATGTGCAATCGGACATTGTAGCCCAGGGATTTGGTTCTTTGGGATTGATGACTTCTGTCTTGATGACTCCTGACGGAAAGGCTTTTGAAGCCGAAGCTGCCCACGGCACTGTCACTAGACACTAcagacaacatcaacaggGTAAGGAGACCTCGACCAACTCCATTGCATCGATCTTTGCCTGGACCAGAGGCTTGATCCAAAGAGGTAAGTTGGACAAGACCCCAGAGGTCTCAGAgtttgctgaaaagttggagCAGGCCACAATCGAAACCGTTTCCAAGGACAACATTATGACCAAAGACTTGTCCTTGGCTCAGGGTAAGACCGAGAGATCATCCTATGTTACCACTGAAGAATTTATTGACGCTGTTGCTGCcagattgaacaagaacttgggcTACTAG